One window of the Raphanus sativus cultivar WK10039 unplaced genomic scaffold, ASM80110v3 Scaffold1886, whole genome shotgun sequence genome contains the following:
- the LOC108811673 gene encoding glyceraldehyde-3-phosphate dehydrogenase, cytosolic: protein MADKKIKIGINGFGRIGRLVARVILQRNDVELVAVNDPFITTEYMTYMFKYDSVHGQWKHNELKVKDEKTLLFGEKPVTVFGIRNPEDIPWGEAGADFVVESTGVFTDKDKAAAHLKGGAKKVVISAPSKDAPMFVVGVNEHEYKSDLNIVSNASCTTNCLAPLAKVINDRFGIVEGLMTTVHSITATQKTVDGPSMKDWRGGRAASFNIIPSSTGAAKAVGKVLPQLNGKLTGMSFRVPTVDVSVVDLTVRLEKAATYDEIKKAIKEESEGKLKGILGYTEDDVVSTDFVGDNRSSIFDAKAGIALSDNFVKLVSWYDNEWGYSTRVVDLIIHMSKA, encoded by the exons ATGG CTGACAAGAAGATTAAGATCGGAATCAACG GTTTCGGAAGAATCGGTCGTTTGGTGGCTAGAGTTATCCTTCAGAGGAACGATGTTGAGCTCGTCGCTGTTAACGATCCTTTCATCACCACCGAGTACATG ACATACATGTTCAAGTATGACAGTGTTCACGGACAGTGGAAGCACAACGAGCTCAAGGTGAAGGATGAGAAAACACTTCTCTTCGGTGAGAAGCCTGTCACTGTTTTCGGCATCAG GAACCCTGAGGATATCCCATGGGGTGAGGCCGGAGCTGACTTTGTTGTTGAGTCCACTGGTGTCTTCACTGACAAGGACAAGGCTGCTGCTCACTTGAAG GGTGGTGCCAAGAAAGTTGTCATCTCTGCACCAAGCAAAGATGCTCCCATGTTTGTCGTTGGTGTCAACGAGCATGAGTACAAATCTGATCTCAACATTGTTTCCAACGCCAGTTGCACCACCAACTGCCTTGCTCCACTTGCCAAG GTTATCAACGACAGGTTTGGAATTGTCGAGGGACTCATGACCACCGTCCACTCTATCACtg CTACTCAGAAGACAGTTGATGGTCCATCAATGAAGGACTGGAGAGGTGGAAGAGCCGCATCCTTCAACATCATCCCCAGCAGCACCGGAGCTGCCAAGGCTGTCGGAAAGGTGCTTCCACAGCTCAACGGAAAGCTCACCGGAATGTCTTTCCGTGTTCCCACCGTTGATGTTTCAGTCGTTGACCTCACGGTTAGACTCGAGAAGGCTGCAACCTACGACGAAATCAAGAAGGCTATCAA GGAGGAATCTGAGGGCAAACTAAAGGGAATCCTTGGTTACACCGAGGATGATGTTGTCTCAACTGACTTCGTTGGTGACAACAGGTCTAGCATCTTTGACGCAAAGGCTGGAATCGCGTTGAGTGACAACTTTGTGAAGCTCGTGTCGTGGTATGACAACGAATGGGGTTACAGCACCCGTGTGGTCGACTTGATCATCCACATGTCCAAGGCCTAA
- the LOC108836622 gene encoding 25.3 kDa vesicle transport protein SEC22-1-like: protein MVKMTLIARVTDGLPLAEGLDDGRDLPDSDMYKQQVKALFKNLSRGHNEASRMSVETGPYIFHYIIEGRVCYLTMCDRSYPKKLAFQYLEDLKNEFERVNGPNIETAARPYAFIKFDTFIQKTKKLYQDTRTQRNIGKLNDELYEVHQIMTRNVQEVLGVGEKLNQVSEMSSRLTSESRVYADKAKDLNRQALIRKWAPVAIVLGVVFILFWVKNKLW from the exons ATGGTGAAAATGACATTGATAGCTCGTGTTACCGACGGGCTGCCTCTAGCTGAGGGTCTCGATGATGGACGTGACTTGCCTGATTCAGATATGTATAAGCAACAGGTCAAGGCTCTGTTTAAGAATCTTTCCAGAGGTCATAACGAAGCTTCAAGAATGTCTGTTGAGACTGGCCCCTATATTTTCCA TTACATCATAGAAGGACGTGTTTGCTACTTGACAATGTGCGACCGCTCTTACCCGAAGAAACTGGCGTTCCAATACCTGGAAGATCTCAAGAACGAGTTCGAACGTGTCAACGGGCCTAACATTGAAACAGCTGCTAGACCTTATGCCTTTATTAAATTTG atacCTTCATacagaaaacaaagaaactgtACCAAGACACACGTACGCAACGGAATATCGGTAAGCTGAATGATGAACTCTATGAGGTCCACCAGATAATGACGCGGAATGTGCAGGAAGTACTAGGTGTTGGTGAAAAGCTCAACC AGGTGAGCGAGATGTCGAGCCGGCTAACTTCTGAATCTCGTGTATATGCTGATAAGGCTAAAGATTTGAACCGTCAG GCTTTGATCCGGAAATGGGCACCGGTTGCAATCGTGTTGGGTGTCGTTTTCATTCTTTTCTGGGTCAAGAACAAGCTCTGGTGA
- the LOC108836621 gene encoding pentatricopeptide repeat-containing protein At1g11900-like, giving the protein MAKWSTVKRITVYGGLFTCMKHMVYAPAELSWTCSFSAMHSLIDTGGGEEVPKKTAENSGSSGSNSIRRIDDYTSLVDKYRRDGNLSAAYDLLHSLQDKKDIRFPVSVLNSLLAAAGGEKDTKLSCRAFRSMLFQAAGTTPLSWDCYLNLARAFIDTDDCVHLLDLLKEVSESSLPCRLIVINRTILAFAESRQVDKVVKILEEMKEWECKPDVITYNSVLDVLGRAGLVNEMLKLLSSMKEESDVSLNIITYNTVLNGTRRACRFDMCLVLYQEMVGMGIEPDLLSYTAVIDSLGRSGNTKEALRLFDEMKEREIRPSVYVYRALIDCLKKSGEFQRALQLSDELKNTSALDLAGPLDFKRHLRPHRR; this is encoded by the exons ATGGCGAAGTGGTCGACCGTTAAGAGAATCACCGTCTATGGAGGTTTATTCACTTGTATG AAACATATGGTGTACGCTCCTGCTGAGCTGAGCTGGACCTGCTCCTTCTCGGCGATGCACTCTTTGATAGACacaggaggaggagaagaagtcCCGAAGAAAACGGCTGAGAACAGTGGTAGTAGTGGTTCAAACTCCATCAGAAGAATCGATGATTACACGAGTCTTGTGGACAAGTATAGAAGAGATGGGAACCTCTCTGCTGCGTACGACTTGTTACACTCCTTGCAAGACAAGAAGGACATTCGCTTCCCTGTTTCGGTTCTCAACAGCCTTCTTGCAGCAGCGGGTGGGGAGAAGGATACGAAGCTCTCTTGCAGAGCTTTCAGATCGATGTTGTTCCAAGCAGCGGGTACTACGCCTCTGAGTTGGGATTGTTATCTCAACCTCGCCAGAGCCTTTATCGACACCGATGATTGCGTACACTTGTTGGACCTTCTCAAAGAAGTGTCAGAGTCTTCTCTTCCGTGTAGGTTAATAGTAATAAACAGAACCATCCTTGCGTTTGCTGAGTCTCGACAGGTCGATAAGGTAGTTAAGATACTTGAGGAGATGAAAGAGTGGGAATGTAAACCAGATGTTATCACGTACAACTCGGTTTTGGATGTGTTAGGACGAGCTGGCTTAGTCAATGAGATGCTTAAGTTATTGTCATCGATGAAGGAAGAGTCCGATGTGTCTCTCAACATCATTACATACAACACGGTGTTAAACGGGACGAGGAGAGCTTGTAGGTTCGACATGTGTTTGGTGTTATACCAAGAAATGGTTGGGATGGGGATTGAGCCTGATCTGCTTAGCTATACAGCAGTGATAGACAGTTTGGGTCGATCAGGGAACACGAAGGAAGCACTGAGGCTTTTCGATGAGATGAAAGAGCGGGAGATTCGACCATCTGTTTATGTCTACCGAGCATTGATCGATTGTCTGAAGAAGTCAGGAGAGTTTCAGAGGGCGTTGCAGCTTTCAGATGAGTTGAAGAACACTTCAGCGTTAGATTTGGCAGGTCCACTAGATTTCAAACGGCACCTAAGACCACATAGACGCTAA
- the LOC108836620 gene encoding pentatricopeptide repeat-containing protein At4g28010-like — translation MTSAAAKLSRRGALEARRLLNPNLTSPFSETETTFRSLLCDCEKSSNPQLKSAVSVFRQALDSNTSLSFPGNNLIATLVRFKNHKLAFSVYRKMLDTNAFISFVSLSGLLECLLRLHRNNTNFAVGVLAVMLKRGFAFNVYNLNILLKGLCKNLEFGKALALLRDMRLNSIAPDVVSYNTVIRGLCEGGEMEKALDLAKEMDSSWSLITCGILVDAFCKAGKMEEAVGLFEEMRVVKGLEPDLVLYTTLIRGFCDCGDVGRAKEVFDEVMERGLSPSAITYNTLIQGFCKLGEMKEASEMFEFMKERGVSPNVYTYTGLIGGLCGVGKTKEALQLLNLMLEKGEEPNVVTYNVILTKLCKDGLVGEGLEVVELMKKRGTRPDIVAYNILLGGLCAKGDLEEASKLLCLLVNDGSYPDPDVRSFNALIHGLCEENNLPQALEFYDLLVEKLGAADVVTTTILLKGTLKYGDVNKAMELWKQIPVPNSDMYSTVIDGFCKTGMLNFAKGLLCKMRGSELRPSVYDYNCLLSSLCKEGSLDQAWRLFEEMQRDDSFLPDVVSFNVMIDGSLRAGDVESAESLLVGMSRAGLSPDLFTYSKLINRFLKLGYLEEAIGYFDRMVESGFEPDAHICDSVLKYCISQGDSDKVKELVEKLVEKDIVLDKELTCTVMEYMCSSSANMDPVKRLLSVAKDKERRD, via the coding sequence ATGACATCCGCCGCCGCTAAACTTTCCCGACGTGGAGCTCTCGAAGCCAGACGTCTCCTAAACCCTAATCTCACCTCTCCCTTCTCCGAAACCGAAACCACTTTTAGATCTCTGCTATGCGATTGCGAGAAGAGCTCAAATCCTCAGCTGAAGAGCGCCGTTTCAGTTTTCCGGCAAGCTCTCGACTCCAACACCTCTCTTTCCTTCCCCGGAAACAATCTCATCGCAACTCTTGTACGTTTCAAGAATCACAAGCTCGCATTCTCCGTCTACCGCAAGATGCTCGACACCAACGCTTTCATCAGCTTCGTCTCCCTGAGCGGGCTCCTCGAATGCCTCCTCCGATTACACCGCAACAACACCAATTTCGCCGTCGGCGTTTTGGCGGTGATGCTTAAGCGCGGGTTCGCCTTCAACGTGTACAACCTCAACATCCTCTTGAAAGGTTTATGCAAGAACCTGGAGTTCGGTAAAGCTCTCGCCTTGCTTAGAGACATGAGGTTGAATTCTATAGCACCGGATGTCGTTAGCTACAACACTGTTATAAGAGGTTTATGCGAAGGGGGAGAGATGGAGAAAGCTTTGGACTTGGCCAAGGAGATGGATTCTTCTTGGAGTTTGATCACTTGTGGGATTCTTGTTGATGCCTTTTGCAAGGCTGGGAAGATGGAGGAAGCTGTGGGGTTGTTTGAAGAGATGAGAGTTGTTAAAGGTTTGGAACCGGATCTTGTTTTGTACACTACGCTCATCCGAGGCTTCTGTGATTGCGGTGATGTGGGTAGAGCTAAAGAGGTTTTCGATGAGGTTATGGAGAGAGGGCTCTCTCCCTCCGCGATTACGTACAACACTCTTATTCAAGGCTTTTGTaagttaggagagatgaaaGAGGCTTCGGAGATGTTTGAGTTTATGAAGGAGCGTGGGGTGAGTCCGAATGTGTATACATATACTGGTCTGATAGGTGGTCTTTGCGGAGTTGGTAAGACTAAGGAAGCTCTTCAGCTTTTGAACCTCATGTTGGAGAAGGGTGAAGAGCCGAACGTGGTGACGTATAACGTTATTCTTACGAAGCTGTGCAAGGATGGTCTGGTTGGGGAGGGTTTGGAGGTTGTTGAGTTGATGAAGAAGAGGGGTACGAGACCTGATATCGTAGCGTACAATATTTTGCTGGGGGGGCTCTGTGCCAAAGGGGACTTAGAGGAAGCAAGCAAGCTTCTGTGTTTACTGGTGAATGATGGGAGTTATCCGGATCCTGATGTTAGATCGTTTAATGCGCTAATCCACGGGCTTTGCGAGGAAAACAATCTCCCTCAAGCTTTAGAGTTTTATGATTTGCTGGTTGAGAAATTGGGTGCTGCAGATGTAGTGACTACTACTATATTGCTTAAAGGCACTCTCAAGTATGGAGATGTGAACAAGGCAATGGAGCTCTGGAAACAGATCCCTGTTCCAAACTCAGATATGTACTCTACTGTGATTGATGGGTTTTGCAAAACCGGCATGCTTAATTTTGCTAAAGGACTGTTATGTAAAATGAGAGGGTCTGAGCTACGGCCTAGTGTTTACGACTATAACTGTCTATTGTCATCATTATGTAAAGAGGGAAGCTTGGACCAGGCATGGAGACTATTCGAGGAAATGCAGCGTGATGACAGCTTTTTACCAGACGTTGTTTCTTTCAATGTTATGATTGATGGGAGTCTTAGAGCAGGGGATGTTGAATCTGCAGAATCACTTCTAGTTGGGATGTCTCGAGCTGGTCTTTCCCCTGATTTGTTTACTTATTCGAAACTGATAAACAGGTTCCTGAAACTCGGATATTTGGAAGAGGCTATTGGTTACTTTGACAGAATGGTTGAGAGCGGCTTTGAACCTGATGCTCATATTTGCGATTCTGTGTTGAAGTATTGTATTTCACAGGGAGATTCGGACAAGGTGAAGGAACTTGTGGAAAAACTGGTGGAGAAAGATATAGTACTTGACAAAGAACTGACGTGTACGGTCATGGAATACATGTGTAGCAGCTCAGCAAACATGGACCCTGTAAAGCGGTTGCTAAGTGTAGCAAAGGATAAAGAGAGAAGGGATTAA